A genomic window from Dioscorea cayenensis subsp. rotundata cultivar TDr96_F1 unplaced genomic scaffold, TDr96_F1_v2_PseudoChromosome.rev07_lg8_w22 25.fasta BLBR01000388.1, whole genome shotgun sequence includes:
- the LOC120254225 gene encoding uncharacterized protein LOC120254225 produces the protein MEMKDFFHLAFAIVDNETDDNWTWFTSTLGDVIYGDDDYTNIITFISDRSKGLVNAIAKVFPSSPHAYCLRHLHANFLKSNGQLGKSLKDECWSLIMKIAYACTSFEYDEAFVLALLPLNPVIFYIYYLNGMLHGAIDTTYVHVVRFKMMNMMYNRRNCCLKWESYLCPVIHKKIEVIVEESRCLLIGCSNGEQFEVVDHQSNSVNLCARTYSCRHWQVYGIPCKYACAAIMQTDTNVHRFIESYYTVKSYKLIYKESIFPVPDHGKPLDDSR, from the exons ATGGAAATgaaggatttttttcatttggcgTTTGCTATCGTGGATAATGAAACTGATGATAACTGGACATGGTTTACATCAACTTTGGGTGATGTAATATACGGTGATGACGACTACACCAACATAATCACATTCATCTCGGATCGGTCGAAAGGACTTGTAAATGCTATTGCGAAGGTTTTTCCTTCATCCCCGCATGCTTATTGCTTGCGACATCTACatgcaaattttcttaaatcaaatggGCAGCTAGGAAAGTCATTAAAAGATGAGTGCTGGAGTttgattatgaagattgcaTATGCATGTACGTCTTTCGAATATGATGAAGCT TTTGTACTTGCATTATTACCCCTAAATcctgttatattttacatttactatCTTAATGGTATGCTCCACGGTGCAATTGATACAACCTATGTTCACGTTGTTAGGTttaagatgatgaacatgatgtacAACCGACGTAATTGTTGCTTGAAATGGGAATCTTATCTTTGCCCTGTGatacacaagaagattgaagtgatAGTCGAAGAAAGTAGGTGCTTACTGATAGGTTGTTCAAATGGAGAACAGTTCGAGGTTGTTGACCACCAGAGTAATTCTGTTAATTTGTGTGCTCGAACATACTCTTGTCGCCACTGGCAGGTTTACGGAATACCATGTAAGTATGCTTGCGCAGCGATTATGCAAACTGATACAAATGTCCATCGCTTCATTGAATCATACTACACTGTCAAATCCTACAAGTTGATATACAAAGAATCGATATTCCCTGTACCAGATCATGGCAAACCGTTGGATGACTCTCGCTAA